From the genome of Nitrospirae bacterium YQR-1, one region includes:
- a CDS encoding NYN domain-containing protein → MKTYVYIDGFNMYYRALKNTKYKWLDFMSLCKLLLKPTDTIECIKYFTAIVNGIGDTDRPIRQKTYIRALKTYIPELKVYYGKFLTNNIKMPLVNPQNNVKLAEVIKTEEKGSDVNLAVHLLNDAWLNLYDCAVIISNDSDLLEAIRIVKVQCKKQIGLFIPEKRHPSVELIKLADFRKPIRSTVLANSQLPNPIPNTTIHKPTSW, encoded by the coding sequence ATGAAGACATATGTATATATAGATGGGTTTAACATGTATTATCGGGCATTAAAAAATACAAAATACAAATGGCTTGATTTTATGAGCCTTTGTAAACTGCTACTAAAACCTACAGATACAATCGAATGTATAAAGTATTTTACGGCTATTGTTAATGGTATTGGCGATACTGACAGGCCTATTCGCCAAAAGACCTATATAAGAGCTTTAAAAACTTATATTCCAGAATTAAAGGTTTACTATGGAAAATTTTTAACAAATAATATAAAAATGCCTTTGGTTAATCCACAAAACAATGTCAAACTCGCTGAGGTTATTAAAACTGAAGAGAAAGGTTCAGATGTAAACCTTGCAGTGCATTTATTAAACGACGCATGGCTTAATCTTTATGACTGTGCAGTAATTATTTCTAACGACAGTGATTTATTAGAAGCTATTCGCATCGTAAAAGTACAATGCAAAAAACAAATAGGCTTGTTTATACCTGAGAAACGTCATCCATCTGTAGAATTAATTAAATTAGCTGATTTTAGAAAGCCAATTCGTAGTACAGTCCTGGCAAACAGCCAACTTCCTAATCCTATCCCGAACACTACAATACATAAACCAACTTCTTGGTAA